From the genome of Phytohabitans rumicis, one region includes:
- a CDS encoding AlkA N-terminal domain-containing protein gives MSSRDPRFDGRFVVAVTSTGVYCRPSCPSRTPRPENTRFFRLPAGAETAGFRACRRCRPDVAPSSPEWNVRGDLTARALRLISGGTVDQEGVTGLARRLAVSERHLHRQLVAEVGVGPQALAISRRAQLARMLVESSALPLAEVAFAAGYSSVRQFNDGVRAAFGCPPGELRRRRPAEASGDGRLTLRLAYRPPLAVEPLLAWLAAHALPGVEAVTDGQYHRTLRLPHGPGRVAVSFDRVRRSVSPGFATVGLALTDVRDVAAAVQRCRDIFDLDADPALIEEDLLPDPVLGPLMRARPGLRVPGCADGFELAVTAVLGRRAGRLADITPEALLDADVPVTVRALAQAVVDKGLTLDRGADRDEAVAVLRAIPGIGPQTAGYIAMRALADPDVFPLRDAKLRATARRHWRPWRSYAAMHLWSS, from the coding sequence ATGTCGAGCCGCGATCCGCGGTTCGACGGCCGGTTCGTCGTGGCCGTGACCAGCACCGGTGTCTACTGCCGGCCGAGTTGCCCCTCGCGCACCCCGCGCCCGGAAAACACCCGCTTCTTCCGCCTGCCCGCGGGCGCGGAGACGGCCGGCTTCCGGGCCTGCCGCCGCTGCCGGCCCGACGTCGCGCCGTCCTCCCCCGAGTGGAACGTCCGCGGTGATCTCACCGCACGCGCGCTGCGCCTCATCTCCGGCGGGACCGTCGATCAGGAGGGGGTGACCGGGCTGGCCCGCCGCCTCGCCGTCAGCGAGCGGCACCTGCACCGCCAACTCGTCGCGGAGGTCGGCGTCGGCCCGCAGGCGCTGGCGATCAGCCGCCGCGCGCAACTGGCCCGGATGCTGGTCGAGTCCAGCGCGCTGCCGCTGGCCGAGGTCGCGTTCGCCGCCGGCTACTCCAGCGTCCGCCAGTTCAACGACGGCGTCCGCGCGGCGTTCGGTTGCCCACCCGGCGAGTTACGGCGTCGCCGCCCCGCCGAGGCCAGCGGCGACGGCCGGCTCACCCTCCGCCTGGCGTACCGGCCGCCGCTCGCGGTCGAGCCGCTGCTCGCCTGGCTCGCCGCCCACGCGCTGCCCGGCGTCGAGGCCGTCACGGACGGCCAATACCACCGGACGCTGCGCCTGCCGCACGGTCCGGGGCGGGTCGCCGTTTCATTCGATCGGGTACGCCGAAGCGTGTCACCCGGGTTCGCGACGGTGGGGTTGGCCCTGACCGACGTGCGGGACGTCGCCGCCGCGGTGCAACGCTGCCGCGACATCTTCGACCTGGACGCCGACCCCGCGCTGATCGAGGAGGACCTGCTGCCCGATCCGGTGCTCGGGCCGCTGATGCGCGCCCGTCCGGGGCTGCGGGTGCCCGGTTGCGCGGACGGGTTCGAGCTGGCCGTGACGGCGGTGCTGGGCCGCCGGGCGGGCCGGCTCGCGGACATCACGCCCGAAGCTCTGCTCGACGCCGACGTGCCCGTCACCGTGCGCGCCCTGGCCCAGGCGGTGGTCGACAAGGGACTCACCCTGGATCGCGGCGCGGACCGGGACGAGGCGGTCGCCGTGCTGCGCGCGATCCCGGGGATCGGCCCGCAGACCGCCGGCTACATCGCCATGCGAGCGCTCGCCGACCCCGACGTATTCCCCCTACGCGACGCGAAACTGCGCGCTACCGCCCGCCGGCACTGGCGCCCTTGGCGCTCGTACGCCGCGATGCACTTATGGAGTAGTTGA
- a CDS encoding alpha/beta hydrolase encodes MEPDVLGAPYQSQVIDLGRDDEGPVVATLVSRRAQQPTGRAVLYVHGFVDYFFQTHLAEFYTDRGWDFYALDLRKYGRSLLPHQTPNFCHNLTDYYPELDAAARIIRAEDGHDTLLVNGHSTGGLITSLWAHDRRADGIVDGLFLNSPFFDFNAPWFVRRPVAAAVARVGRGAPYRIVPLGLSQVYGQSLHVEQRGEWAYDLTWKPLLGFPVRAGWLDAIRRAHLRLRAGLAIPGPILLACSERSFRGSRWDDSAALADAVLDVEHIVRWAPRLGRHVTVVRFDGGKHDLTLSGPAVRDQVFRELDRWMGAYVGRPLPADEATA; translated from the coding sequence GTGGAACCGGACGTGTTGGGAGCGCCCTACCAGAGCCAGGTCATCGACCTGGGGCGCGACGACGAGGGCCCCGTGGTGGCCACCCTCGTCAGCCGGCGTGCGCAGCAGCCCACCGGGCGCGCTGTGCTCTATGTGCACGGCTTCGTGGACTACTTCTTCCAGACCCACCTCGCCGAGTTCTACACCGACCGCGGCTGGGACTTCTACGCGCTCGACCTGCGCAAGTACGGCCGCAGCCTGCTGCCGCACCAGACGCCCAACTTCTGCCACAACCTCACCGACTACTACCCGGAGCTCGACGCGGCGGCCCGGATCATCCGCGCCGAGGACGGCCACGACACGCTGCTGGTCAACGGCCACTCCACCGGCGGCCTGATCACCTCGCTGTGGGCCCACGACCGGCGCGCCGACGGCATCGTGGACGGCCTCTTCCTCAACAGCCCGTTCTTCGACTTCAACGCGCCCTGGTTCGTCCGCCGCCCGGTCGCGGCCGCCGTCGCCCGGGTCGGCCGCGGCGCGCCGTACCGGATCGTCCCGCTCGGCCTCTCCCAGGTGTACGGCCAGAGCCTGCACGTCGAGCAGCGCGGCGAATGGGCGTACGACCTGACCTGGAAGCCCCTGCTCGGATTCCCGGTACGCGCCGGCTGGCTGGACGCGATCCGGCGGGCGCACCTGCGGCTGCGGGCCGGGCTCGCGATTCCCGGCCCGATCCTGCTGGCCTGCTCCGAGCGCAGCTTCCGTGGCTCCCGCTGGGACGACTCCGCCGCCCTCGCGGACGCCGTCCTCGACGTCGAGCACATCGTCCGATGGGCGCCCCGCCTCGGCAGACATGTGACGGTCGTCCGGTTCGACGGCGGGAAGCACGACCTGACCCTGTCCGGCCCGGCCGTACGCGATCAAGTCTTCCGTGAGCTGGACCGATGGATGGGCGCGTACGTCGGCCGGCCCCTGCCGGCCGACGAAGCAACCGCCTGA
- a CDS encoding single-stranded DNA-binding protein, with protein sequence MFDTYVTIVGNVMTAPDWRRTTQTNSLVAKFKVASTARRLDRETGRWIDGNSLRVRVTCWRKLAEGVSASVMVGDPIIVVGRLYTRDWTDGEGNHRTLYEMEAVAVGHDLARGRGRFARNRAVMATSAVEDAEADTRVRGEATEAVPADEAPTHFGDHTLDDPDFSDAPISPAPGYDALAEMRGGGGFGEDTSEDTSSDVSEDADDDLDPDDPGSPGSGELDALPGDGAEPDPVVLDPAASAETGRARRGRGRTPVPA encoded by the coding sequence ATGTTCGATACCTACGTCACAATTGTCGGAAATGTGATGACCGCCCCGGACTGGCGGCGCACGACCCAGACCAACTCGCTGGTCGCCAAGTTCAAGGTCGCCTCGACCGCGCGCCGCCTCGACCGGGAGACCGGCCGCTGGATCGACGGCAACAGCCTGCGGGTACGGGTGACGTGCTGGCGCAAGCTCGCCGAGGGCGTGTCCGCCAGCGTCATGGTCGGCGACCCGATCATCGTGGTCGGCCGGCTCTACACGCGGGACTGGACCGACGGCGAGGGCAACCACCGCACGCTGTACGAGATGGAGGCGGTCGCGGTCGGCCACGACCTGGCCCGCGGCCGGGGCCGGTTCGCCCGCAACCGCGCGGTGATGGCCACCAGCGCGGTGGAGGACGCCGAGGCCGACACCCGGGTGCGCGGCGAGGCCACCGAGGCGGTGCCGGCGGACGAGGCGCCCACCCACTTCGGCGACCACACGCTCGACGATCCGGACTTCAGCGACGCGCCGATCTCGCCCGCACCCGGGTACGACGCGTTGGCCGAGATGCGGGGCGGTGGCGGCTTCGGCGAGGACACATCCGAGGACACGTCTTCGGATGTGTCCGAGGACGCGGACGACGACCTGGACCCGGACGACCCCGGATCCCCCGGGAGCGGCGAGCTGGACGCGCTCCCCGGTGACGGCGCGGAGCCCGACCCGGTGGTGCTCGACCCGGCCGCCTCGGCCGAAACCGGGCGGGCCCGGCGCGGCCGCGGCCGTACGCCGGTGCCGGCGTAA
- a CDS encoding cobalamin biosynthesis protein, whose amino-acid sequence MSLPNAVGLLAGYAVDALVGDPRRYHPVAGFGQAAAALERRLYRPGRTAGAAFTALAVGAPVAAAVAATVATRRRPLARAVLVAAGTWAVLGARTLRSEAGIMAGALERADLPAARARLSHLCGRDPSSLDEPELARATVESVAENTSDAVVAPLFWGAVAGLPGLVGYRAANTLDAMVGHRSARYARFGTAAARLDDGLNLVPSRLTAALTVAAAPLVAGDPANAWRIWRRDGADHPSPNAGQCESAMAGALGVRLGGRNVYFGRSETRPFLGDGPRPVALDIRRAARLSGAVGLAAVALAGVVAAVRGAK is encoded by the coding sequence ATGAGCCTGCCCAACGCCGTGGGCCTGCTCGCCGGGTACGCCGTGGACGCGCTGGTGGGCGATCCGCGCCGGTACCACCCGGTGGCCGGCTTCGGCCAGGCGGCCGCCGCCCTCGAACGCCGGCTCTACCGGCCCGGGCGTACGGCCGGGGCGGCGTTCACCGCGCTCGCCGTGGGTGCGCCGGTGGCCGCCGCCGTCGCCGCGACCGTGGCCACCCGGCGGCGCCCGCTGGCCCGCGCGGTCCTGGTGGCCGCCGGCACGTGGGCGGTGCTCGGTGCCCGTACGCTCCGCAGCGAGGCGGGCATCATGGCCGGCGCCCTGGAACGGGCCGACCTGCCCGCCGCACGCGCCCGGCTGAGCCATCTGTGCGGCCGCGATCCGTCCAGTCTGGATGAGCCGGAGCTGGCCCGCGCCACCGTCGAGTCGGTAGCCGAAAACACCTCGGACGCCGTCGTGGCGCCGCTCTTCTGGGGCGCGGTCGCGGGGCTGCCGGGGCTGGTCGGCTACCGGGCGGCCAACACGCTGGACGCGATGGTGGGCCACCGCTCGGCGCGGTACGCCCGGTTCGGCACGGCGGCGGCCCGGCTGGACGACGGGCTCAACCTCGTACCGTCCCGGCTGACGGCGGCGCTGACGGTCGCCGCCGCCCCGCTCGTCGCCGGCGACCCGGCGAACGCCTGGCGCATCTGGCGGCGGGACGGGGCCGACCACCCGAGCCCCAACGCGGGCCAGTGCGAGTCCGCGATGGCGGGCGCGCTGGGCGTACGCCTCGGCGGCCGCAACGTCTACTTCGGACGGTCCGAGACCCGCCCGTTCCTCGGCGACGGACCACGTCCGGTGGCGCTGGACATCCGCCGCGCGGCCCGGCTCTCCGGCGCCGTCGGGCTCGCCGCGGTGGCCCTCGCGGGCGTGGTGGCGGCCGTGCGGGGCGCTAAATGA
- a CDS encoding uridine kinase family protein has protein sequence MAVDGPSGAGKTRFAGRLATALGPAVPVVHTDDLLDGWGDQVTFWPRLEEWVLAPLRAGRPGRYRTYDWEAGCFGPEWTVVEPAPVVILEGVTSARARIRPELTLSVFVTAPLATRVRRAQERDGGTLSAYLEEWRRGEDAHFAADATAHHADLVVDTTPHP, from the coding sequence GTGGCCGTCGACGGGCCTAGCGGGGCGGGGAAGACGCGGTTCGCGGGGCGCTTGGCCACCGCGCTCGGCCCCGCCGTCCCGGTCGTGCACACCGATGACCTGCTCGACGGGTGGGGCGACCAGGTGACGTTCTGGCCCCGGCTGGAGGAGTGGGTGCTGGCGCCGCTGCGCGCGGGCCGGCCGGGGCGCTACCGGACGTACGACTGGGAAGCGGGGTGCTTTGGTCCGGAGTGGACGGTGGTCGAGCCGGCCCCCGTGGTGATCCTCGAAGGCGTCACGTCCGCCCGCGCGAGGATCAGGCCGGAGCTGACCCTGTCGGTGTTCGTCACCGCCCCGCTCGCGACGAGGGTGCGCCGGGCGCAGGAGAGAGACGGCGGGACGCTCTCGGCGTACCTCGAAGAATGGCGGCGGGGCGAGGACGCGCACTTTGCCGCGGACGCCACGGCCCACCACGCCGATCTGGTGGTGGACACCACCCCCCATCCCTAG
- a CDS encoding M48 family metallopeptidase yields MTSSDEGGTATPATPPARRRVVLTGISSRAWEHPADRGALTALRELRGFDDVVKAFFGMWNERGFRLAYLASAIRVDHRQYPRVYQLYAEAATSLDVPELPELYVKQDPFLNGQAIGLDKPFIVLPTASVQQLDDDELRALLGHELGHVRSGHAVYKTILIILTRWAASLSWLPVGALALRAIIGAMMEWWRKAELSADRAGLLAGQDPAASLRLLMKMAGGGDLSQVDTAAFLEQAAEYDGGGDLRDSLHKLRMTLWSTHPVPVARAAALRHWIDSGDYARILEGDYPRREDDSTASVTTEVKAAAESYREAFGRTQDPLVGLLRRLGDGASEMGEWAGGAAGKARAWFGAAGEAAGRAARGERRTTPPPPSNGNGNGDSDGDGQDSTET; encoded by the coding sequence ATGACGTCAAGCGATGAAGGCGGTACTGCGACACCTGCGACGCCGCCGGCGCGGCGCCGGGTGGTGCTTACCGGGATCAGCTCGCGGGCCTGGGAGCACCCGGCCGACCGCGGCGCGCTGACCGCGCTGCGTGAGCTGCGTGGCTTCGACGACGTGGTCAAGGCGTTCTTCGGGATGTGGAACGAGCGGGGCTTCCGGCTGGCGTATCTCGCGTCGGCGATCCGCGTCGACCACCGGCAGTACCCGCGCGTCTACCAGCTGTACGCGGAGGCGGCGACCTCGCTCGATGTGCCGGAGCTGCCGGAGCTGTACGTCAAGCAGGACCCGTTCCTCAATGGGCAGGCGATCGGCCTCGACAAGCCGTTCATCGTCCTTCCGACGGCGAGCGTGCAGCAGCTCGACGACGACGAGCTGCGGGCGCTGCTCGGGCACGAGCTGGGCCACGTGCGCAGCGGGCACGCCGTCTACAAGACCATCCTGATCATCCTGACCCGGTGGGCGGCCAGCCTGAGCTGGCTCCCGGTCGGCGCGCTCGCCCTGCGCGCGATCATCGGGGCGATGATGGAGTGGTGGCGCAAGGCCGAGCTGTCCGCCGACCGGGCGGGCCTGCTGGCGGGCCAGGACCCGGCCGCCTCGCTGCGGCTGCTGATGAAGATGGCCGGCGGCGGCGACCTCTCCCAGGTCGATACCGCGGCGTTCCTGGAGCAGGCGGCGGAGTACGACGGGGGCGGCGACCTGCGGGACAGCCTCCACAAGCTCCGGATGACCCTGTGGTCCACCCACCCCGTGCCGGTGGCGCGCGCGGCCGCCCTGCGGCATTGGATCGACTCGGGCGACTACGCGCGGATCCTGGAGGGCGACTACCCGCGTCGCGAGGACGACAGCACCGCCTCCGTGACGACCGAGGTCAAGGCCGCGGCGGAGTCCTACCGGGAGGCGTTCGGGCGTACGCAGGACCCGCTGGTCGGGCTGCTGCGCCGGCTCGGCGACGGGGCCAGCGAGATGGGCGAGTGGGCCGGCGGGGCGGCCGGAAAGGCTCGGGCGTGGTTCGGCGCCGCGGGCGAGGCGGCCGGCCGGGCCGCGCGCGGTGAGCGGCGCACGACGCCACCGCCGCCGAGCAACGGCAATGGCAACGGCGACAGCGACGGCGACGGTCAGGACTCGACCGAGACGTAG
- a CDS encoding dipeptidase produces MSEPELRAAITRELPGVRADLERLVRIPGIAFDGFDHSPVERSAEAVAELLRGCGLEVRIVRSGGQPAVIGKRPAPPGAPTVLLYAHHDVQPVGDLSLWESEPFEPVERDGRLYGRGAADDKAGVMAHVAALRAYGDDLPVGVVVFVEGEEEFGSESLERLLDEHRDDLAADVIVIADSGNWDIGVPALTTSLRGIVNMFVEVRTAEHAVHSGMFGGAVPDALTVLAKLLATLHDDNGDVAVDGLVGKGGAPVDYPEDRLRAEAGLLDGVQFVGTGRLTERIWTKPALAVLGIDAPRTSEAPNAIVPKAKAKLSVRLAPGDEPKSAYLAVKAHLEQYAVWGAQVEVTFEHDGAPCVIDATGPMYDAARAAFRDAWDGVEAVEIGVGGSIPFIATFQEMFPGAAILVTGVEDPSSQAHGPNESLHLGEFARVCLAEALLLANVSGAAVAAS; encoded by the coding sequence TTGAGCGAGCCTGAGCTGCGCGCGGCGATCACGCGCGAGTTGCCCGGAGTGCGTGCCGATCTCGAACGCCTGGTCCGCATCCCGGGCATCGCGTTCGACGGTTTCGACCACTCGCCCGTCGAGCGGTCAGCCGAGGCGGTCGCCGAGTTGCTGCGCGGTTGCGGGCTCGAGGTGCGGATCGTGCGCTCCGGCGGCCAGCCCGCGGTGATCGGCAAGCGTCCGGCGCCGCCCGGTGCGCCCACCGTCCTGCTCTACGCCCACCACGACGTCCAGCCGGTGGGCGATCTCTCGCTCTGGGAGAGTGAGCCGTTCGAGCCGGTGGAGCGGGACGGGCGGCTCTACGGTCGGGGCGCCGCCGACGACAAGGCCGGGGTCATGGCGCACGTCGCGGCGCTGCGGGCGTACGGGGACGACCTCCCGGTCGGTGTGGTGGTGTTCGTGGAGGGCGAGGAGGAGTTCGGCTCGGAGTCGCTGGAGCGACTGCTCGACGAGCACCGGGACGACCTCGCCGCGGACGTGATCGTGATCGCCGACTCGGGCAACTGGGACATCGGCGTACCGGCGCTCACCACCTCGCTGCGCGGCATCGTCAACATGTTCGTCGAGGTGCGCACGGCGGAGCACGCCGTACACAGTGGAATGTTCGGCGGGGCGGTGCCGGACGCGCTGACCGTGCTGGCCAAGCTGCTCGCCACGCTGCACGACGACAACGGCGACGTGGCGGTCGACGGGCTGGTCGGCAAGGGCGGCGCGCCGGTCGACTACCCCGAAGACCGGCTCCGGGCCGAGGCCGGCTTGCTCGACGGGGTGCAGTTCGTGGGCACCGGCCGGCTCACCGAGCGGATCTGGACCAAGCCGGCGCTGGCGGTGCTGGGCATCGACGCCCCGCGTACGTCGGAGGCGCCCAACGCGATCGTGCCGAAGGCCAAGGCGAAGCTGAGCGTCCGGTTGGCGCCGGGCGACGAGCCCAAGAGCGCGTACCTGGCGGTCAAGGCCCACCTGGAGCAGTACGCGGTGTGGGGCGCCCAGGTCGAGGTGACGTTCGAGCACGACGGGGCGCCGTGCGTGATCGACGCGACGGGGCCGATGTACGACGCGGCGCGGGCGGCCTTCCGGGACGCCTGGGACGGCGTGGAAGCGGTGGAGATCGGGGTGGGTGGGTCGATCCCGTTCATCGCGACCTTCCAGGAGATGTTTCCCGGCGCGGCGATCCTGGTGACCGGCGTGGAGGACCCGAGCTCGCAGGCGCACGGGCCGAACGAGAGCCTGCACCTGGGCGAGTTCGCGCGGGTGTGCCTCGCGGAGGCGCTACTTCTCGCCAACGTCAGCGGCGCGGCCGTAGCGGCTTCCTAG
- a CDS encoding helix-turn-helix transcriptional regulator: MLETSARLLRLLSLLQAKRDWSGAALAERLEVSERTVRRDVDRLRDLGYPVHASRGTDGGYRLGAGAAMPPLLLDDDEAVAVAIGLRTAAGGTVAGIEETSVRALAKLEQVLPARLRHRVNALQAYTVPVPPDRPGPTVDPGVLTTLAAACRDAERLRFDYRGHDGSASVRAVEPHRLVSWGRRWYLVAWDVDRQDWRTFRVDRIDPRTPTGPRFAPREGPEGGAAAHVARGVSAAAWRWRARVLVHAPAEVVTERINPAVGVVEAVDIGSCILDTGADSLNTLAVYLGMLDLDFEVTDPPELVAYLRTLGSRYGRAADVGEK; the protein is encoded by the coding sequence ATGCTGGAGACCTCCGCGAGACTGCTTCGCCTGCTGTCGTTGTTGCAGGCCAAGCGGGACTGGTCCGGGGCGGCCCTGGCCGAACGGCTGGAGGTGAGCGAGCGCACCGTCCGGCGCGACGTCGACCGGCTGCGCGACCTCGGCTACCCGGTGCACGCCAGCCGCGGCACGGACGGCGGCTACCGGCTCGGCGCCGGCGCCGCCATGCCGCCGCTGCTGCTGGACGACGACGAGGCCGTCGCGGTGGCGATCGGGTTGCGCACCGCCGCGGGCGGCACGGTCGCCGGCATCGAGGAGACCTCGGTACGCGCGCTCGCCAAGCTCGAACAGGTGCTCCCGGCTCGGCTACGGCACCGGGTGAACGCGCTACAGGCGTACACGGTGCCGGTGCCGCCGGACCGGCCGGGCCCCACCGTCGACCCGGGCGTGCTGACCACCTTGGCGGCGGCGTGCCGCGACGCGGAGCGGCTGCGGTTCGACTACCGGGGCCACGACGGATCGGCCAGCGTCCGGGCGGTGGAGCCGCACCGGCTGGTGTCCTGGGGACGCCGCTGGTACCTGGTCGCGTGGGACGTCGACCGCCAGGACTGGCGCACGTTCCGGGTGGACCGCATCGACCCGCGTACGCCGACCGGCCCGCGCTTCGCGCCGCGCGAGGGGCCGGAGGGCGGCGCCGCGGCGCACGTGGCCCGGGGCGTCTCGGCCGCGGCGTGGCGCTGGCGGGCACGGGTCCTCGTGCACGCCCCGGCGGAGGTGGTGACCGAGCGGATCAACCCAGCGGTCGGCGTGGTCGAGGCTGTCGACATTGGCTCCTGCATTTTGGATACAGGAGCCGACAGCCTCAATACTCTCGCCGTGTACCTGGGCATGCTCGACCTCGACTTCGAGGTCACCGATCCGCCCGAACTGGTCGCCTACCTGCGCACGCTAGGAAGCCGCTACGGCCGCGCCGCTGACGTTGGCGAGAAGTAG
- a CDS encoding epoxide hydrolase family protein: protein MSENTEIKPFRIDVPQADLDDLRDRLDRTRWPDEIPGSGWDYGVPVAYVKKLADYWRSGYDWRAWEARLNAFPQFTTTIDGQNIHFLHVRSAREDALPLILTHGWPGSIVEYLDAIAPLSEDFHLVIPSLPGFGFSGPTTDKGWNRYRTAKAWAELMRRLGYDRYGAVGNDAGSFVSPEVGRIDPEHVVGVHVTQVFSFPSGDPAEFEKLTPEEHKGLEVLQWFYDNKMAYNVLHSQQPQTLSYAIFDSPAGLLGWNAQILGEDLDADFVLTNTMLYWLTGTATSATRFYYEDARAETPTGPTTVPLGLAMFQGDFVSMRTFAERDHLDIRSWHAYDSPGGHYAAHLATAELAADIRDFYSGLK from the coding sequence ATGAGCGAAAACACCGAGATCAAGCCGTTCCGCATCGACGTACCGCAGGCGGACCTCGACGACCTCCGCGACCGCCTGGACCGGACCCGCTGGCCCGACGAGATCCCGGGCTCGGGTTGGGACTACGGCGTGCCGGTGGCGTACGTGAAGAAGCTCGCCGACTACTGGCGCTCCGGGTACGACTGGCGGGCCTGGGAGGCTCGCTTGAACGCCTTCCCGCAGTTCACTACCACGATCGACGGGCAGAACATCCACTTCCTGCATGTCCGGTCGGCGCGCGAGGACGCGCTGCCGCTGATCCTCACGCACGGCTGGCCCGGCTCCATTGTGGAGTACCTGGACGCGATCGCCCCGCTGTCCGAGGACTTCCACCTAGTGATTCCGTCGCTGCCCGGCTTCGGCTTCTCCGGCCCGACCACGGACAAGGGCTGGAACCGGTACCGCACCGCCAAGGCGTGGGCCGAGCTGATGCGGCGACTGGGCTACGACCGGTACGGCGCGGTCGGCAACGACGCCGGCTCGTTCGTCTCGCCCGAGGTGGGGCGGATCGACCCGGAGCACGTGGTCGGCGTACACGTGACGCAGGTCTTCTCGTTTCCATCCGGCGACCCGGCCGAGTTCGAGAAGCTCACCCCGGAGGAGCACAAGGGACTCGAGGTCCTGCAGTGGTTCTACGACAACAAGATGGCGTACAACGTCCTGCACTCGCAGCAGCCGCAGACCCTGTCGTACGCCATCTTCGACTCGCCCGCCGGCCTGCTGGGCTGGAACGCGCAGATCCTGGGCGAGGACCTCGACGCCGACTTCGTCCTCACCAACACGATGCTGTACTGGCTGACCGGCACGGCCACCTCGGCGACCCGCTTCTACTACGAGGACGCGCGTGCCGAGACGCCCACCGGGCCGACGACGGTGCCGCTCGGCCTGGCGATGTTCCAGGGTGACTTCGTCTCGATGCGCACCTTCGCCGAGCGCGACCACCTCGACATCCGGTCGTGGCACGCGTACGACTCGCCCGGCGGGCACTACGCGGCCCACCTGGCGACGGCGGAACTGGCCGCGGACATCCGCGACTTCTACAGTGGACTGAAGTGA
- a CDS encoding winged helix DNA-binding domain-containing protein — protein MSEVLTWRALGRATLARQLLLRRSDMPARQAIEHLVGMQGQAPHAPYIGLWTRLSTFDPQALSQLLLDRAVVRIALMRGTVHLATAADALALRPLTQPIYDRDLRTNVLHGPALRGLDLPAVAAAGRELVEAQPRTGTQLSALLAERWPDRPGASLAYALRDLLPLVQVPPRGLWGRSGQPVLTTAESWLGRPLAAMDPGSMVTRYLGAFGPATVQDAQTWSGLTGLREVVERLPLARFRDEAGRELFDLPDAPRPDPDTPAPVRFLPDFDNLLVSHDDRTRVIADAHRAYMAKHRLVRAVLVDGIVAGTWTIAKRRLEIRPFGGLSKRDRSAVAQEGERLLGFVHPGAAGTVFL, from the coding sequence GTGAGCGAGGTCTTGACGTGGCGCGCTCTCGGGCGCGCCACGCTCGCCCGCCAGCTCCTGCTGCGCCGCTCGGACATGCCGGCTCGACAGGCCATCGAGCACCTCGTCGGCATGCAGGGTCAGGCGCCGCACGCGCCGTACATCGGGCTGTGGACGCGACTGTCCACGTTCGACCCGCAGGCGCTGAGCCAGCTGCTGCTGGACCGGGCGGTGGTACGGATCGCCCTGATGCGTGGCACGGTCCATCTCGCCACCGCCGCCGACGCGCTGGCGCTGCGCCCGCTGACCCAGCCGATCTACGACCGCGACCTGCGTACCAACGTCCTGCACGGCCCGGCGCTGCGTGGCCTCGACCTGCCGGCCGTCGCCGCCGCCGGGCGCGAGCTCGTCGAGGCCCAACCCCGCACGGGTACGCAGTTGAGCGCGCTCCTCGCCGAGCGGTGGCCGGACCGGCCGGGCGCCTCGCTGGCGTACGCCCTGCGCGACCTGCTGCCCCTGGTGCAGGTGCCGCCGCGCGGGCTCTGGGGCCGCAGCGGCCAGCCGGTGCTGACCACCGCGGAGTCCTGGCTCGGGCGCCCGCTCGCCGCCATGGACCCGGGCTCGATGGTGACCCGCTACCTCGGCGCGTTCGGGCCGGCGACCGTCCAGGATGCACAGACCTGGTCGGGGCTGACCGGGCTGCGCGAGGTGGTCGAGCGGCTCCCGCTGGCCCGCTTTCGGGACGAGGCGGGCCGGGAGCTCTTCGACCTGCCGGACGCGCCCCGGCCCGACCCGGACACCCCGGCGCCGGTGCGCTTCCTGCCGGACTTCGACAACCTGTTGGTCTCGCACGACGACCGCACACGGGTCATCGCCGACGCGCATCGGGCGTACATGGCCAAGCACCGGCTGGTCCGCGCGGTTCTCGTGGACGGGATCGTGGCCGGCACCTGGACGATCGCGAAGCGGCGGCTGGAGATCCGGCCCTTCGGGGGGCTGTCCAAGCGGGACCGGTCGGCGGTCGCGCAGGAGGGCGAACGGCTGTTGGGCTTCGTCCACCCGGGAGCTGCCGGTACGGTCTTCCTGTGA